From a region of the Carassius auratus strain Wakin chromosome 31, ASM336829v1, whole genome shotgun sequence genome:
- the LOC113050351 gene encoding signal transducer and activator of transcription 1-alpha/beta-like isoform X2, producing MTQWERLQQLDTVYSQRAFDLYNGDEFPMDVRHYLAHWIEGQDWERASRDSSQAAFLFQVLLENLDNQFSRFAHERESFLLQRNFRRYKQNFQKYQEEPYTLATIINWFLVKEKGILNDAELAQQVQMLQVQPAAMELESQRQVENRLKDLKTKVEVMEHSVRCLEEQQDEFDFKYQTHLMDFCTEEEKKKQLEGLQKMLNTLDNCRRNFLSDISAMLDAADVLRSAIIDEELVEWKRRQQKSCIGAPENTSLEHLEKWFTQIIECMFQLQMFLQKLDELVGKMTYENDPIPVRKPPLKSRLETLLTQLIKSSFVVENQPSMPQGRGLLLLRTNVQFSVKVRLLYKVPELNHVMKVSVSVNNATSQLKGFRKFNVLGTLSKALNMAESMNGGMVADFRHLSLKDQKVGGGGKGINDLSLSVTEELHRITFQTQFDYQGLSVPLEISSLPVVVISNSSQQQSAWASVLWFNMLCPDPENVKFFESSPAATWPQFGEMLNWQFLSCGKRGLDNDQLETLAIKLFGKQQSYENCTISWTKFSKENLPDTNFTLWVWLDGILNLVKLYLSDLWSDGSIMGFVSKGKERLLLKKKQNGTFLLRFSESIKDGGITFSWVQYANDGSSSVQTVKPFTSTDLKQIALPDILCNFRIMEAENIPVNPLCYLYPNTPKDQAFGKYYSEKTEEENPYLKYLKTKLVFVTNEPSFLF from the exons aTGACACAGTGGGAGCGATTGCAGCAGCTGGATACAGTGTATTCACAGAGGGCTTTTGATCTGTACAATGGAGATGAATTCCCAATGGATGTGAGACATTACTTGGCACACTGGATCGAGGGCCAGGACTG GGAACGTGCTTCTCGGGACTCTTCCCAAGCTGCATTCCTGTTTCAGGTGCTTTTAGAGAATCTGGACAACCAGTTCAGTCGTtttgcgcacgagagagagagttTTCTACTGCAGCGTAATTTCAGACGCTACAAACAAAACTTTCAG AAATACCAAGAGGAACCCTATACTCTTGCTACTATTATCAACTGGTTCCTGGTGAAGGAGAAAGGGATCTTGAATGATGCAGAGCTTGCACAGCAA GTGCAGATGTTGCAGGTTCAGCCAGCTGCAATGGAGTTGGAGAGCCAGAGACAAGTAGAAAATAGGTTAAAAGACCTTAAGACCAAAGTagag GTGATGGAGCACAGCGTAAGGTGTCTGGAGGAGCAGCAGGATGAGTTTGATTTTAAATATCAGACGCACCTAATGGACT TTTGTActgaagaagagaagaaaaagcaaTTAGAAGGGCTTCAGAAGATGCTCAATACACTTGATAACTGCAGAAGG AACTTCCTGTCTGATATCTCGGCTATGTTGGACGCTGCTGATGTTCTACGCTCAGCAATCATAGATGAGGAACTGGTGGAGTGGAAGCGGAGACAACAGAAGTCCTGCATTGGTGCTCCTGAAAATACAAGTCTGGAACACTTAGAGAAATG GTTCACTCAAATTATAGAGTGCATGTTCCAGCTGCAGATGTTCTTACAGAAGCTTGATGAGCTGGTAGGGAAGATGACCTACGAAAATGACCCCATACCGGTCCGAAAACCCCCTTTAAAGAGTAGATTGGAGACACTATTGACCCAACTAATAAAGAG ctCATTTGTTGTAGAGAATCAGCCATCCATGCCGCAAGGTCGAGGCCTCCTGTTGCTGCGCACAAATGTTCAGTTCTCAGTCAAAGTCAG ATTGTTATATAAAGTTCCTGAACTCAACCATGTTATGAAGGTGTCTGTTTCTGTTAACAA tgcaacTTCACAACTGAAAGG GTTTCGGAAATTTAATGTGCTGGGTACCTTGAGTAAAGCCCTTAACATGGCTGAGAGTATGAATGGGGGCATGGTTGCTGATTTCAGACATTTG AGTTTAAAAGACCAGAAAGTTGGTGGTGGAGGAAAAGGAATCAATGAT CTCTCATTGAGTGTTACTGAAGAGCTGCACAGAATAACTTTTCAGACCCAGTTTGATTATCAAGGCCTGTCTGTCCCTTTGGAG ATCTCTTCTCTTCCTGTTGTTGTGATTTCAAACTCCAGTCAGCAGCAGAGCGCTTGGGCGTCTGTTCTGTGGTTCAACATGCTCTGCCCAGATCCCGAG AACGTCAAGTTCTTTGAAAGCTCTCCTGCAGCCACTTGGCCACAGTTTGGGGAAATGCTAAATTGGCAGTTTCTCTCCTGTGGGAAACGTGGTCTAGACAATGACCAGTTGGAGACCCTTGCCATCAAGCTCTTTG GTAAACAACAAAGCTATGAAAACTGTACGATATCCTGGACCAAGTTCAGTAAG GAGAACCTCCCTGATACAAACTTCACCCTGTGGGTGTGGCTGGATGGCATTCTAAACCTGGTTAAACTCTACCTGTCAGACCTGTGGAGTGATGG gtCTATAATGGGTTTTGTCAGCAAGGGGAAGGAAAGACTTTTATTAAAGAAGAAGCAGAACGGCACTTTCCTGTTGCGTTTTAGCGAAAGCATCAAAGACGGAGGAATCACGTTCAGCTGGGTGCAGTACGCTAATGATG GCTCTTCGAGTGTGCAAACAGTGAAACCATTCACCAGTACTGACCTAAAGCAGATTGCTCTACCTGATATCCTCTGCAACTTTCGAATCATGGAAGCAGAAAATATTCCAGTTAACCCACTGTGTTACCTTTACCCGAACACTCCCAAAGACCAGGCTTTCGGCAAATACTACAGTGAAAAGACTGAAG AGGAGAATCCTTACCTGAAGTATCTCAAAACCAAACTGGTTTTTGTCACTAATGA